From the genome of Terriglobales bacterium, one region includes:
- a CDS encoding biopolymer transporter ExbD — protein sequence MAVKRKLPINSDINVTPMADVMLVLLIIFMVVTPMLQKGVSVDLAKTDNPVQMPDADKEDALLVAVMRDGKVFFGTEQIGPDELTQRVKDRIANRVDKRVYIRADARARYKNVVEVVDNVRSAGVDQLGLLTEQRRPLAGKEGAPPPGGGGQP from the coding sequence ATGGCAGTCAAGCGCAAGTTGCCGATCAACTCCGACATCAACGTCACGCCCATGGCGGACGTGATGCTGGTGCTGTTGATCATCTTTATGGTGGTCACGCCCATGCTGCAGAAGGGCGTGAGCGTGGACCTGGCCAAGACCGACAACCCGGTCCAGATGCCCGATGCCGACAAGGAAGACGCCCTGCTGGTGGCCGTGATGCGCGACGGCAAGGTGTTCTTCGGCACCGAGCAGATCGGTCCGGATGAGCTGACCCAGCGCGTCAAGGACCGCATCGCCAACCGGGTGGACAAGCGCGTCTACATCCGCGCGGACGCGCGCGCCCGCTACAAGAACGTGGTCGAGGTGGTGGATAACGTCCGTTCGGCGGGCGTGGACCAGCTCGGCCTCTTGACCGAGCAGCGTCGTCCGCTGGCCGGGAAGGAAGGGGCGCCGCCCCCCGGAGGCGGCGGCCAGCCGTAG
- a CDS encoding biopolymer transporter ExbD: MAISIGGPGGGPKSDINITPLIDVMLVLLVIFMVITPLTPKGLEALVPQPPPPNQQQQPPSVDRTIVVQLIKAPGRPALKINQDDVTWETLKTRLEDIYKTRAERVMFVKADDDVEFSEVAQVIDIAHSAQVDKVGLITAKIEAGQ; this comes from the coding sequence ATGGCAATTTCTATCGGAGGGCCAGGTGGCGGTCCCAAGTCGGACATCAACATCACGCCGCTGATCGACGTCATGCTGGTGCTGCTGGTCATCTTCATGGTGATCACGCCGCTGACACCCAAAGGGCTGGAGGCGCTGGTACCTCAGCCGCCGCCGCCCAACCAGCAACAGCAACCGCCCAGCGTGGATCGCACGATTGTGGTGCAGTTGATCAAGGCGCCGGGCCGCCCGGCGTTGAAGATCAACCAGGATGATGTCACCTGGGAGACGCTCAAGACCCGCCTGGAAGACATCTACAAGACGCGCGCCGAGCGGGTGATGTTCGTCAAGGCGGATGATGACGTCGAATTCTCAGAAGTGGCGCAGGTCATCGACATCGCGCACTCCGCCCAGGTGGACAAGGTGGGCCTGATCACCGCCAAGATCGAGGCCGGCCAGTAG